In the Butyricicoccus intestinisimiae genome, CAGTCTGCATAGGCACGCAGACGCATTCGTGCTATAATAAATGGACAGCAGGTCTGCTTTTTGCCTGCTGTCCGTTTCCGTTTTTATTTCAGGAGGATTCATGAATACCTATACATTTCAGGAAGTCATGCAGTACGTCATGGAGAACGATGTCAAGTTCATCCGTCTGGCGTTCTGCGATATTTTCGGCACGCAGAAAAATATTTCCATCATGCCGCGCGAGTTGTCGCGCGCATTCCGCGAAGGCATTTCGATTGACGCCTCGTCCATTCGCGGCTTTGCCAACGCCAACCGCTCGGATTTGCTGCTGTTTCCGGAGCCGTCCACGCTGTCCGTGCTGCCGTGGCGTCCGTCACAAGGGCGCGTTGTGCGTTTTTTCTGCGACATCAAGTATCCGGACGGCACGCCGTTTGAGTGCGACGCCCGTCAGGTGCTGCGTCAGGCGCAGTCTGACATGAAAAAGCTCGGCTATTCCGTCAAAATCGGCACGGAATGCGAATTTTATCTGCTCAAGCAGGACGAAGAAGGTCTGCCGACCAAGACCCCGCACGACAACGCCTCGTATATGGACATCGCGCCGCTGGACAAGGGCGAAAACGTCCGCCGTCAGATTTGTCTGACGCTGGAGGAAATGAACCTGCGTCCGGAGGCCTCGCACCACGAGACCGGTCCGGGTCAGAACGAAATTGATTTCGCGTATGATTCCGCTGTGACCGCCGCCGACAACCTCATTACGTTCCGCGGCGTGGTCAAGACCATGGCATCGGTAAACGGTCTGTACGCGTCATTCCTGCCAAAAATCTACCGCGATCATCCGGGCAACGGTCTGCACATCAATCTGTCTCTGTTCCAGAACGGCGAAAACGTCTTTCACGGCGAAGGCGACGGACACTCCCCCGTGGCGGAGAGCTTTATGATGGGCATTCTGACGCGCTGCTATGAGATGTCCGCCTTTCTCAATCCGCTCGTCAATTCCTATGAGCGCCTCGGCGTGTACGAAGCGCCGCGCTACATCACATGGAGCCATCAGAACCGCTCCCAGCTCATCCGCATTCCTGCGGCGCACGGCGTCAACAACCGCATGGAGCTGCGCTCTCCGGATCCGTGTGCCAATCCGTACCTCGCCTTCTCCCTGCTCATCCGCGCAGGCATGGAGGGCATCCGGCGCGAGCTCAAGCTGTGCGACCCGTGCAATCTGAATCTGTACGATGTGCCGGCTTCCATGGTGCGCGAATACGACTGTCTGCCGAACACGCTGATGGAAGCCATCCGCGCCGCGCAGGACAGCACCTTTGTGCGCGAGGCACTGCCGGAAAAGATTTTGGACGCATATCTCTCCGCCAAGACCAGCGAGTGGAGACGCTACTCGGACGCACAGGACAAGTCCTCCGTCATTGACTCGCTGTATTTTTATTCCTACTGATGACATCCTCCAGCTATGATATTGTATACCAGCTATAAGGAGGTGTCTGCATGGAAAATGTCTTACTCGTAACCGCATCCAAAAAAAGCGCAGACATGCTGATCGACCTGATTCACAGCAGCGGCTGGCATCCTGACCGCATTCTCGCCGCCGCCTCCTGCAGCGAAGCGCGGCGCAGGCTCATCGAAAACAATGTCGATCTCATCATCATCAATGCGCCTTTGACCGATGAATTCGGTCACGAATTTGCGTCCTACGCCTGTCAGAATACCCTGTCCGGCGTGCTGATGCTGGTCAAGGCAGATCTCGCCGACACGGTCTCCGAGCGCGTGGAGCAGGACGGCGTGGTCGTCGTGACAAAACCCATTTCCCGCGCAGTCTTTTATCAGTCGCTGCATCTGGTCAATTCCGTCCGCCACCGCATTTATGCGCTGCAAAAAGAAAACCGCCAGCTGCGCCAGCGATTGGAGGATCTGCGCGTAATCAATCGGGCAAAATGCCTGCTCATCGCGGAAAAGCACATGAGCGAGGACGAAGCCCATTCGTACATCGAGAAAAAAGCGATGGACTTCCGACAGTCCAAGCGCGATATTGCGGATGAAATTATCCGTTCATTTGATTGACAAATTACCAGCAGGGCCGCTGGTTTCTTTTGA is a window encoding:
- a CDS encoding glutamine synthetase family protein is translated as MNTYTFQEVMQYVMENDVKFIRLAFCDIFGTQKNISIMPRELSRAFREGISIDASSIRGFANANRSDLLLFPEPSTLSVLPWRPSQGRVVRFFCDIKYPDGTPFECDARQVLRQAQSDMKKLGYSVKIGTECEFYLLKQDEEGLPTKTPHDNASYMDIAPLDKGENVRRQICLTLEEMNLRPEASHHETGPGQNEIDFAYDSAVTAADNLITFRGVVKTMASVNGLYASFLPKIYRDHPGNGLHINLSLFQNGENVFHGEGDGHSPVAESFMMGILTRCYEMSAFLNPLVNSYERLGVYEAPRYITWSHQNRSQLIRIPAAHGVNNRMELRSPDPCANPYLAFSLLIRAGMEGIRRELKLCDPCNLNLYDVPASMVREYDCLPNTLMEAIRAAQDSTFVREALPEKILDAYLSAKTSEWRRYSDAQDKSSVIDSLYFYSY
- a CDS encoding ANTAR domain-containing response regulator: MENVLLVTASKKSADMLIDLIHSSGWHPDRILAAASCSEARRRLIENNVDLIIINAPLTDEFGHEFASYACQNTLSGVLMLVKADLADTVSERVEQDGVVVVTKPISRAVFYQSLHLVNSVRHRIYALQKENRQLRQRLEDLRVINRAKCLLIAEKHMSEDEAHSYIEKKAMDFRQSKRDIADEIIRSFD